TGTGCCGGGATGGCGAACAGCACCCGGGTCAGTCCACCTCCTTGGGCCTGGCTGCGGTCCTGTGCGAGAAACCCTGGTAGACCGATGCCCGGTTGACGCCCAGCACCCGGGCGATCGCGGACACGTCGTGCCCGCCTGAGTTGTGCATCGCCGTCGCGGTCGCCAGCTTCTCCGCTGTCCATACGGTCGGCATGCCTCCCTTGCGGCCACGGGCACGCGCCGCTGCCAGGTCCGCCATGGTGCGCTCGCGGATGAGGTCGCGCTCGAACTCGGCCAGCGCCCCGAACACGTGGAACGCCAGCCGCCCACCGGGGTGGAGGTGTTGATCGACTCCGTCAGCGACCTCACTGCGACGCCGCGGGCATTGAGGTCGGCAACACGTAGAGCAGGTGCCGAAGTGAGCGGCCCAACCGGTCCAGCCGCCAGATCACCACGGTGTCTCCGGGCCGCAGCTGGGCGAGCATCTCGTCCAGGGCGGGACGCTCGGTGAGGCGTCGTCCGAGCGCCCCTACCTTGTCGCCGTCGTCCGCCTCGACGTCGGGACGATTCGGAGCCTCGCGGATGAGATCTCCGAGCTGGCTCGGGTCGCCGCGACGAGCACGTCGAGCTTCCACCAGCACTTCAAGGAGGTGACGGCGACCACTCCGCTGCAGTACCACGAGAGCCTGCGCCTGCTCGAGGCCCGTCGCCGCATCAGGGACGAGGGTCGGTCAGTGACCGAGTCCGCGTTCGACGTCGGCTACCGGAGCTCGACCCAATTCAGTCGGAAGTACCTCCGGACGTTCGGGGTCGCCCCGCGCGAGGACCGGGCGACTGGCTTGTGGCCCACTGATCCGCGCCTGCGCCGACCGGGATGGCCGGGCCGCCCGCGCGCCGCAGATGGCCCGGCGCGTCGAGGGCGGACCAGCAGGTCTGACCTTTGTCATGGGGATCCGGTGTTCGGGGTCACTACGCGGTGCGTGAGCCGCGCGGGAGCGTGGAGGCATGACGAAGCGACCGACAGACGAGGAGGCGCCGGGTGCCGCCCTGGCCGAGCTTCTCGGCGCCTCGAAGACGTACCTGACCGGTGGGACGGCGGTGCACGCCGTCACGGATGTCGACCTGACCGTGCGGGCGGGGGAGCTGCTGGCAGTGCTCGGCCCCAACGGTGCTGGCAAGACCACGGCGCTGGGCATGCTGACCGGGCTGACTACCCCCACCCGTGGAACCGCCCGGCTGTTCGGACGCGATCCGCGGGATCTGGTGGCACGCCAGCAGATGGGTGTGATGCTGCAGTCCTCGGGGGTTCCGGACACGCTGCGTGTGCGGGAGCTGCTGACAGCGTTCCGCGGCTACTACCGCACCCCACTGCCGTTCGCGTCGGTGGTGGAGGCGGCCGGGCTGCACGGTCTGGAGGATCGGCTCTTCGGCTCCTTGTCCGGCGGCCAGCAGCGTCGGGTGCTGTTCGGAATCGCGTCGTGCGGGAACCCGCGGCTGGTGTTCGTGGACGAGCCGACCACCGGACTGGACACCGAGGTACGACGCGTCCTGTGGGCGACGCTGCGAGATCTGGCCGCGACGGGTCGTGGTGTGGTGCTGACGACCCACTACTTGGACGAGGCCGATGCGCTGGCCGATCGGGTGGTCGTGCTGAATCAGGGACGGGTGGTCGCCGAGGGCACTCCGACGCAGATCAAGTCGCTCGTGCCAGGGCGGCGAATCACCGCCGAGTCCGGCATCGGGGCAGAGCAGGCGTCCGGCTGGCCCGGGGTGCACCAGGCCCAGCGGGACGGCAGCCGGCTGGTGCTCCTGGTCAGCGAACCGGAACGGGTGCTGCGCGAACTGCTGTGTCGGGACCCGTCGGTGTCGGGAGTGACGGTCACCGAACCCAGCCTGGAGGACGCGTTCCTCACCCTGACCCACCGGACGAAGGAGGCGGCATGAGCACCACCCTGACGACCGAGCGGACCGCGTCCGCGCAGGTCCCGCGACGCCGACGCACCGTGGGGAGCGTCCTGCGGGTGTACCGCGTCGAGGCCTGGCAGGAGTTCCTCAAGCTCGTCCGGCTTCCCATCTTCGCGGCCACGACGGTAGCGCTGCCGCTGATGTTCTACGTGATCTTCGGCATCACCTTCGCCGATGAGGAGGCACGCGGGGTCGGGGTCACCACGTACATGTTGGTGACGTACGGCGCGTTCGGCGTGATCGGTGCGGCGCTGTTCGGGTTCGGGGTGTCAGTCGCCGTCGAGCGGGCGCAGGGGTGGATGCGGCTCAAGCGGGTCGCGCCGATGCCGCCCTTCGCGTACTTCGTGGCCAAGGTGCTGATGAGCCTGGCCGTCGCCGCGATCATCGTGCTGGCCATGTTCACCCTCGCCGCAACCCTGGGAGGGGTGCGTCTGGCGATGGGCCAGTGGGCGGCGGTCGGTCTGGCGTTGGTGGCCGGAGCACTGCCGTTCTCGGCGATGGGCCTGGCCTTCGGCTACCTGGTCGGACCGAACTCCGCCCCAGCAGTACTGAACCTGGTGTGGCTGCCGATGGCGTTCGCGTCCGGGCTGTGGATCCCGATCGCCCAGCTTCCCGACGTGGTGCAGTCGGTCGCGGTTGCCATGCCCCCGTATCACTTCGTCCAGCTGGCGCTGGGCACCATCGGGGCATCCGAGGGCGGGTCGCCCGTCGTGCACGCCGCGGCGGTGCTGGGCTTCACCATCCTGTTCCTCGTCGTGGCAGCCTGGGGGTTCCGTCGCGACGAGGGACGAACCTACGGATGAGACGAGGGCCGCGGTGAACCACCCCATCACCCGGTACGCGCCGTACCTGTGGCTGGTCTACCTCGGGGCGCTGGTCTTCCAACCCGCCTTCGACCCCGACACGACCGCGGCGGACTGGGCCTGGACGGGGCTGATGGTCGCGGCCTTCCTGCCCCTGTACCGGGCCGGCTTGGCCGAGCGGGATCAGCGACGCCTGATGCTCCTGTTGGCCGCGATGGCTGGTCTCGGGGCGGTGGGGACCCTGGTCAATGCCGGGGCAGGCGTGTTCGTCGTGTACGCCGCCGCCTTCGCCGGACGTCTCTCCCCAGTGAGGCGGGCTGTCGTGGTGGTGGCCATGCTGGCCGGGCTCGCCGGGGTGATGTTCCTGATCTCCACGGTGCCCATGCCGTGGCGACTCGTCGCTGTGGCACCCATCTTCGTGTTCGTCCTGGTGATCGGGGCAGCGGGGATCATCGAGGGTGAACGCGAGCGAACGCAGGCGAGACTGCGTCGCGCGGACGAGGAGATCGAGCGGCTGGCCACGATCGCCGAGCGAGAGCGCATCGCCCGCGACCTGCACGACCTGCTCGGCCACACGCTGTCGGTGGTCGTCGTGAAGTCGGAGCTCGCGGGGCGGCTGGTTCGCTCCGACCCAGACCGGGCGGAGCAGGAGGTGCGTGACGTGGAAGAGACTGCGCGAACCGCACTGGCCGAGGTGCGCTCGGCTGTGGCCGGCTACCGCGCCAAGGGGCTCGGTGCGGAGCTGGCCAACGCACGCCGCGCGCTGTCGGCGGCCGGCGTCGAGGTGGAGGCCACGATCGAGCTCCCTGTCCTCCCCGCCGAGCACGAGGCGGCCCTGGCTTTGGCCCTGCGGGAGGCGGTCACGAACGTTGTCCGCCACGCCGACGCCGACCACGCCACCATCCGCGCCGACGCCACGTCTGAGCAGGTGTGGCTCGAAGTGAGTGACGACGGGCGGGGCGCCTCCGGGTCGGACGGTTCCGGCCTGACCGGTATGCGGGAGCGCATCACCGCCCTGGGCGGCCACGTCACCCGTCGCACGGGTCGCTCCGGAGGCGACCGACGCGGCACGATGGTGCGCATCACGCTGCCTCGAATCCCCACCTCGACGGTCGACCCCCGTGCGGCGGCCCGGCGATGAGCATCGCCGTGCTGCTCGCCGAGGACCAACGCATGGTCCTCGGCGCCCTGGGCACACTGCTCGAACTCGAGCGCGACATCGACGTCGTCGGCACCGCGGCCGACGGGGACGAGGCGCTGCGCCTGGTCCAGGCCCTCCAACCGGACATCCTGGTCACTGACATCGAGATGCCCGGCCGCAGCGGCCTGGACGTCGCCGCGGAGATCCGCAGACGCGGGCTGCCGACCCGAGTCGTCATCCTCACCACCTTCGCCCGAAGCGGATACTTGCGCCGGGCGCTCGACGCTGGTGTCGGTGGCTACCTGCTCAAAGACGCCCCCTCGGCCACGCTCGCCGATGCCATCCGCACCGTGCATCAGGGCGGGCGCGCCGTCGACCCCACGCTCGCCGCGGACGCCTGGGGCGAGCCCGACCCGCTCACCGACCGGGAACGCCAAGTCTTGCGCCTGGCAGGTGACGGCCTGTCCAACGCCGACATCGCCTCCCGCGTGCACCTGTCCGAGGGCACCGTGCGCAACTACCTGTCCGAGGCCATGCGCAAACTCGGTGCCACCAACCGCACCGCCGCTGCCCGACAGGCCCGCGAGCGTGGCTGGCTCTGACGTCCTCCCGCGGTCGCGACCCGGGGCGGCGTCTCGCGCAGGACACTAATCGAGTCGATGCAGCGCTCCATCCGTTGCACACCGGCGCCCTCAGGTGATTCTCACCTTCACGGTCGTCGGGCTCGCCTGGACCTGGCCCCGCAGCGGTTCGACCGCCCGCGGTGTCCTTGCCGAACCGGATGCCGGCAACGCGAACGTCGGTACCAGTGCGTCATGACCACGCGGTGGGAACCACGGGCATTGCGGACCCGCATCTCGTAGCGTGATGGCCCGTGGGGGAGCTGGATCCGGGGCTGTATGAGTCGCTGGTGACCGAAGGGCTCCGGCGACGCTTGGGCACGCACCCGGACGGGGTGGCTCGGGTGGCTGGGCTCCGCCCGGCGGAGGCGCCGGACCGGATCGCGTGGCATCTGTCCCGGCAGCTCGAACGGGCCATCGCCGGAGTCGGGGACGACCAGCGGGTCGACGCGGGGATCGCCGTCGCGCGCGCGTTGCTCGACCGCCTGGGTGAGTTGCTCGACCGGGAACGGGAGTTCGATGACGAGCGGCCGGCGCCCCCCGGGGAGGTGCTGCGGGCTGTCCGACGCGTACGACCGGATGGCCGTCCAGCTGACGTTGGCGAGCCGCTGATCCCCTTGTTGGATACGACACTGCTCACCAACGCGCCTGGCGAACCGTCGCTGTGGAGCCAGCTCAGTGCCGAGATCGAGTCTGCTGACGCCATCGATGTCGTGATGGCGTTCATCCGCCGCAGCGGCATCCGTCCGCTCCTTGACGCGCTACGTCGCCACGTCGAGGCCGGTCGCCCGCTCCGGATCCTCACGACGACGTACACGGGGTCCACCGAGCGAGCGGCCCTGGACGAGTTGCGTGACCTCGGCGCGCGGATCCGCATCTCGTACGACACCGGGTCCACCCGACTGCACGCGAAGTCATGGATCTTCCACCGCCGATCCGGGTTCTCTACGGCCTACGTCGGCTCGTCCAATCTCACCCAGACCGCCCAGGCCACGGGCCTGGAGTGGAACGTGCGTCTGTCCGCGGCCCGCAACCCCGACGCGGTTGCGAAGTTCGTCGCCGTCTTCGAGAGCTACTGGGCCAGCGGGGACTTCGTCGACTACGCGTCGGAGGCCTTCGAGCGGGAGCAGGAACGAGCGGTCGGACGGGACCACGGTCCGCGGGTGATCCTGAGCCCCATCGAGGTGCGGTTACTGCCGTTCCAGGACCGCTTGCTCGAGCTCATCGAGGTGTCGCGCGCCCAGGGACACCACCGTAACCTCTTGGCCGCAGCAACGGGCACGGGCAAGACCGTGATGGCGGCCGTTGACTACGCCCGGCTCGCTGATGATCTACCGCGAGCACGGTTGCTTTTTGTCGCGCACCGGGAGGAGATCCTCGATCAGAGCCTGGCCACCTTCCGCTATGTGCTGCGTGATGCCTCGTTCGGCGAGAAGTGGGTGGGCGGGTCGCGGCCGACGCGGTTTGACCACGTCTTCGCCTCGGTGCAGAGCCTGCGCGCCGCCGACCTGGATGCCCTGCCACCCGACCACTTCGATGTCGTCGTCATCGACGAGTTCCACCACGCAGCGGCACCGTCGTACGCGCGACTGCTCGATCATCTCCGGCCGGTGGAGCTCCTCGGACTGACGGCCACGCCTGAACGCAGCGACGGTTTGCCCGTACTGCACTGGTTCGGCGGCCGGATCGCTGCCGAGCTCCGGCTCTGGGACGCGGTAGACCAGCAGTACCTCTCTCCGTTCGTCTA
The nucleotide sequence above comes from Candidatus Nanopelagicales bacterium. Encoded proteins:
- a CDS encoding recombinase family protein, translating into MVLQRSGRRHLLEVLVEARRARRGDPSQLGDLIREAPNRPDVEADDGDKVGALGRRLTERPALDEMLAQLRPGDTVVIWRLDRLGRSLRHLLYVLPTSMPAASQ
- a CDS encoding response regulator transcription factor encodes the protein MSIAVLLAEDQRMVLGALGTLLELERDIDVVGTAADGDEALRLVQALQPDILVTDIEMPGRSGLDVAAEIRRRGLPTRVVILTTFARSGYLRRALDAGVGGYLLKDAPSATLADAIRTVHQGGRAVDPTLAADAWGEPDPLTDRERQVLRLAGDGLSNADIASRVHLSEGTVRNYLSEAMRKLGATNRTAAARQARERGWL
- a CDS encoding ABC transporter ATP-binding protein → MTKRPTDEEAPGAALAELLGASKTYLTGGTAVHAVTDVDLTVRAGELLAVLGPNGAGKTTALGMLTGLTTPTRGTARLFGRDPRDLVARQQMGVMLQSSGVPDTLRVRELLTAFRGYYRTPLPFASVVEAAGLHGLEDRLFGSLSGGQQRRVLFGIASCGNPRLVFVDEPTTGLDTEVRRVLWATLRDLAATGRGVVLTTHYLDEADALADRVVVLNQGRVVAEGTPTQIKSLVPGRRITAESGIGAEQASGWPGVHQAQRDGSRLVLLVSEPERVLRELLCRDPSVSGVTVTEPSLEDAFLTLTHRTKEAA
- a CDS encoding sensor histidine kinase yields the protein MNHPITRYAPYLWLVYLGALVFQPAFDPDTTAADWAWTGLMVAAFLPLYRAGLAERDQRRLMLLLAAMAGLGAVGTLVNAGAGVFVVYAAAFAGRLSPVRRAVVVVAMLAGLAGVMFLISTVPMPWRLVAVAPIFVFVLVIGAAGIIEGERERTQARLRRADEEIERLATIAERERIARDLHDLLGHTLSVVVVKSELAGRLVRSDPDRAEQEVRDVEETARTALAEVRSAVAGYRAKGLGAELANARRALSAAGVEVEATIELPVLPAEHEAALALALREAVTNVVRHADADHATIRADATSEQVWLEVSDDGRGASGSDGSGLTGMRERITALGGHVTRRTGRSGGDRRGTMVRITLPRIPTSTVDPRAAARR
- a CDS encoding ABC transporter permease codes for the protein MSTTLTTERTASAQVPRRRRTVGSVLRVYRVEAWQEFLKLVRLPIFAATTVALPLMFYVIFGITFADEEARGVGVTTYMLVTYGAFGVIGAALFGFGVSVAVERAQGWMRLKRVAPMPPFAYFVAKVLMSLAVAAIIVLAMFTLAATLGGVRLAMGQWAAVGLALVAGALPFSAMGLAFGYLVGPNSAPAVLNLVWLPMAFASGLWIPIAQLPDVVQSVAVAMPPYHFVQLALGTIGASEGGSPVVHAAAVLGFTILFLVVAAWGFRRDEGRTYG
- a CDS encoding recombinase family protein: MFGALAEFERDLIRERTMADLAAARARGRKGGMPTVWTAEKLATATAMHNSGGHDVSAIARVLGVNRASVYQGFSHRTAARPKEVD